A portion of the Fulvia fulva chromosome 1, complete sequence genome contains these proteins:
- a CDS encoding Plasma membrane fusion protein prm1, which yields MAPSENQQQTPNPAPPSLSAGGHETRDYCAAQVATRPTSQNEPYLTPYLGLRASLSQTWINRWTILLLLVLIRALFAIASIDDNLGSARKQALSACTSVENMGSAMASMPHYMSQGVNELSARGIEKAISGLMQMLVLSLTGVEEIVVFVINLMTSTYVCLLTLAIRGGLHIAIDVAEKVGDFLNTTAKDIGDDLGDIASKFQDAMNGFLSGVDSIADVLTGKDDDKAPTIDLTDAIDKLNNLELPSGYDQGLQDLNNSIPTFAQVQNLTNQAIRFPFEEVKKLLNESLPKYSMNGSIFPVPPKEQLSFCSDNDAIDGFFDDLISIERKWKTIFLGVFVALATLVMFPMAWREYHRWNKVQERAHLVKNDAFDAMDAVYLVSRPHTSGFGLWISRIFSSERRRNLVRWTVAYATTPAALFVLSLAVAGLLGCACQYTLLKALEKEVPALKDQVVDFADKVVNSVSNASEQWAIGTNRIISDTSTSINDDVFGWVNISTNAVNNTLNVFVDTMMDGLDDAFGGTVLYDPIKEVLDCLVFLKIAGIQKGLNWVSENARIDIPLLPNDTLSLGTAQKLSGSSTDLLATGSDGAAADAIESIVAHVIQAFASGIRQEAIISTCLLLVWVVLVLGGIARAVYLLFRGGDGGLYPAPVPTGRQDKYELEQYPKHGQVNPPAEQGNNTANKWQDQQYTLTPNPLPTFEDSGATSSTARIGLTSQNEKIGIVGGQHVNDAIRRPTPNHVRASSHGDYAVTSPIRQTNPFLSTYEAKNPTRNPFVDPGR from the coding sequence ATGGCACCCTCAGAGAACCAACAGCAAACCCCAAATCCTGCGCCTCCTTCTCTTTCCGCTGGCGGTCATGAGACGCGCGACTACTGCGCTGCGCAGGTAGCAACACGACCTACCTCACAGAATGAACCATACCTGACACCATACCTCGGTCTTCGAGCTAGCCTCTCACAGACCTGGATTAACCGGTGGACgattcttcttcttcttgtACTGATACGGGCTCTTTTCGCAATCGCAAGTATCGACGACAACCTCGGGAGTGCGAGGAAACAAGCACTTAGTGCCTGCACTTCTGTTGAGAATATGGGCTCCGCGATGGCCAGCATGCCACATTACATGAGTCAAGGCGTCAATGAACTCAGCGCTAGGGGCATCGAGAAGGCCATCAGTGGACTTATGCAGATGCTTGTTCTAAGCTTGACTGGCGTTGAGGAAATCGTGGTGTTTGTCATCAACTTGATGACCAGCACTTACGTCTGTCTACTGACTCTGGCGATCCGCGGCGGCTTGCACATTGCGATTGACGTGGCGGAGAAAGTGGGCGACTTCCTGAACACCACGGCAAAAGACATTGGAGATGACCTTGGCGATATTGCCTCCAAGTTTCAGGATGCCATGAACGGATTCCTTTCGGGCGTGGACTCCATAGCGGATGTACTGACTGGCAAGGACGATGACAAGGCACCGACTATCGACTTGACTGACGCTATCGACAAACTCAACAACCTTGAACTACCAAGCGGATATGATCAAGGTCTGCAGGATCTCAACAACTCGATCCCGACCTTTGCGCAAGTTCAGAATTTGACGAACCAAGCAATTCGATTCCCGTTCGAGGAGGTCAAAAAGCTGCTGAACGAAAGCTTGCCCAAATACTCCATGAACGGATCCATCTTTCCAGTGCCACCAAAAGAGCAATTATCCTTTTGCTCCGACAACGACGCCATCGATGGCTTCTTCGACGATCTCATCTCCATTGAGCGGAAGTGGAAGACAATCTTTCTGGGCGTGTTCGTCGCCTTGGCGACACTTGTCATGTTCCCTATGGCATGGCGAGAATACCACCGCTGGAACAAAGTGCAGGAGCGAGCCCACCTGGTCAAGAACGATGCATTCGACGCAATGGACGCAGTTTACCTGGTGTCAAGACCACACACTTCTGGATTTGGTCTGTGGATCTCGAGAATATTCTCCTCTGAGCGGCGCCGTAACCTTGTCCGCTGGACAGTAGCATATGCGACCACTCCCGCAGCGCTTTTCGTGCTTTCACTGGCGGTCGCGGGTCTTCTCGGTTGTGCCTGTCAATACACTCTCCTCAAGGCGCTTGAGAAGGAAGTTCCGGCCTTGAAGGACCAAGTGGTCGATTTTGCGGACAAAGTTGTCAACTCGGTTAGCAATGCGAGCGAACAATGGGCTATCGGCACAAATCGCATCATCAGCGATACGAGCACATCCATAAATGATGATGTCTTCGGATGGGTCAATATCTCCACCAACGCCGTCAACAACACCCTAAATGTCTTTGTGGACACGATGATGGACGGGTTGGATGACGCTTTCGGCGGAACAGTCCTCTATGATCCAATCAAAGAGGTTCTGGACTGTCTTGTGTTCCTCAAGATCGCGGGCATTCAGAAAGGCCTGAACTGGGTCAGCGAGAATGCCCGAATCGACATCCCGTTGCTCCCAAACGACACATTATCGCTAGGTACCGCTCAAAAGCTGTCTGGCTCTTCGACAGATCTCTTGGCTACAGGTTCGGACGGTGCGGCAGCCGATGCCATCGAAAGTATTGTCGCCCATGTCATTCAAGCATTTGCCTCTGGGATTCGCCAAGAAGCAATCATATCCACTTGTTTGCTGTTGGTCTGGGTAGTGCTGGTGCTAGGTGGCATCGCCAGAGCCGTGTATCTGCTCTTCAGGGGTGGCGATGGCGGTCTCTATCCCGCACCAGTTCCAACAGGCCGTCAAGACAAATATGAGTTGGAACAATATCCCAAGCACGGGCAGGTGAACCCACCAGCCGAGCAAGGAAACAACACAGCAAACAAGTGGCAGGATCAGCAGTACACACTGACACCGAACCCATTGCCGACTTTCGAGGACAGTGGCGCTACATCCTCCACCGCTCGCATTGGTCTGACCTCGCAAAACGAGAAGATCGGAATTGTCGGCGGGCAACACGTCAACGATGCAATACGTCGTCCGACTCCAAACCACGTCCGAGCCTCAAGTCATGGTGACTATGCAGTCACCTCGCCGATACGGCAAACCAATCCCTTCCTCAGTACTTATGAAGCAAAGAACCCAACCCGAAATCCATTCGTGGACCCTGGACGTTGA
- a CDS encoding Target of rapamycin complex 2 subunit bit61 — protein MDNSDLTPPPRPRSPTGNRSQSSLSQGSLRSESSLSTASNESREIIAQSANKRSPYLQQQPAARPATAGGLTPSQSSITLQGIPRHAAQARGSVDGTYRMASPGMAGQQFGHRARQHSQGFFEPSLPHATANNNGLSASQIAAQAAMHHISPPPSQVGQERKRSYPGLAPINTAGHPGSRRPSDHHSPQLSTTTGLSYSNGTVGGNRLAATTAANVAFPNGRSPLPSPGVPPPPVPSSFALGPPPDKEPKSKSSKMKLFKPKNIALSKDKESKAPPAFPSPGKTPSTSHFLRPGFANASTTSLVDPISAASSIYSSANASTSTLVPAISEKDKEKRHHFLSRQKNKLRDEPTQLPLSSAHSNSQATNPDKPQPLYSFAPDSPGPSTFAKSMSGFDLRHGGRALREKKKEEKAAAAAANLNLTQITSNTSGGTADQYLGPSSYDNTLTGPPSVNASVFSFPSDTTLPVTAQAFSNIGAQMGLPGIGPDDAWPLLKARLLNLFSGENLRTPIEDFNALVSVHIRRCIQRRSPVVLVEDVRELLQTGFSSLAQTLRTIPDDRLVTNLVEMWIGVYGAILPFLQAVFLPLELEFKGKGTLMTPREAQEFWGAVPESLKLDERPSSAGGSGRMANLADELEIRRITLIAFRDTVILPKHESLMNIFSRLSLDNINAGVSPEAGTKSREHARSDPATTGAERPGTAGSLSPRLSSFNSQGSTLLDAASNSSGGAMSLASRSRATSNTSAGSFGTSMPHLNSPLGGPGSFGVTSQPQASPVPLADPAKVTETVARMLQCLYVLASCRTGDVAQGNVERLTGALKYNWLGRGRTGRDRRGWVGMKAGQRVGLVGA, from the coding sequence ATGGACAATTCTGATCTCACGCCTCCGCCGAGACCGCGTTCTCCCACTGGGAATCGATCGCAGTCGTCACTCTCCCAGGGTTCACTGCGGAGCGAATCGAGCCTTTCCACTGCGTCCAACGAATCCAGAGAAATCATCGCGCAGTCTGCCAATAAAAGGTCCCCTTATCTACAACAGCAACCAGCTGCTCGACCCGCGACTGCAGGCGGACTGACACCCAGTCAAAGCTCGATAACACTTCAGGGTATACCACGCCACGCTGCTCAAGCACGAGGCTCCGTCGATGGCACTTACAGAATGGCTTCGCCAGGAATGGCAGGCCAACAATTTGGTCACCGGGCACGGCAACATAGCCAAGGGTTTTTTGAACCTTCTTTGCCGCATGCTACTGCAAACAACAATGGCTTGAGCGCATCGCAAATCGCTGCTCAGGCGGCGATGCATCATATATCGCCACCTCCGTCACAAGTAGGCCAAGAACGCAAACGCTCATATCCTGGTCTCGCACCGATCAATACTGCAGGACATCCTGGGAGCAGACGGCCAAGTGATCATCATAGTCCTCAATTGTCCACCACTACTGGGCTTTCGTATAGTAACGGTACTGTAGGAGGCAACAGACTAGCTGCGACAACGGCAGCCAATGTCGCATTCCCTAATGGCAGAAGTCCTCTGCCATCGCCGGGTGTGCCGCCTCCGCCAGTACCATCCTCCTTCGCACTGGGACCACCACCCGATAAAGAGCCAAAGAGCAAAAGCTCAAAGATGAAGCTCTTCAAGCCAAAGAACATTGCGCTGTCCAAGGATAAGGAGAGCAAAGCACCACCAGCATTTCCCTCTCCCGGGAAGACGCCTTCGACTTCCCACTTTCTGCGTCCTGGCTTTGCGAACGCTTCAACCACTAGTCTGGTGGACCCTATTTCTGCGGCCAGCTCTATCTACTCTTCAGCGAATGCTTCCACATCGACACTGGTCCCGGCCATATCGGAGAAAGATAAGGAGAAACGGCATCACTTCTTGTCACGACAAAAGAACAAGCTTCGTGACGAGCCGACACAATTACCTCTGTCGTCAGCGCACTCCAATTCGCAAGCCACAAACCCAGATAAGCCGCAGCCACTGTACTCTTTCGCGCCGGACTCGCCTGGCCCTAGTACATTCGCAAAGTCCATGTCCGGCTTCGACCTCCGACATGGCGGCAGAGCACTGAGagagaagaagaaggaggaaaAGGCTGCAGCTGCAGCAGCGAATCTCAACTTGACCCAGATCACTTCCAACACGTCTGGAGGAACAGCCGACCAATATTTAGGGCCTAGTAGCTACGACAACACGCTTACTGGACCACCCTCCGTAAACGCCAGTGTATTCTCATTCCCTTCGGATACCACGCTACCGGTCACAGCCCAGGCATTCAGCAACATTGGCGCACAGATGGGCCTGCCAGGCATAGGTCCAGACGATGCATGGCCACTACTAAAAGCACGACTGCTCAATCTGTTCTCGGGAGAGAACTTGCGAACCCCTATCGAAGATTTCAATGCTTTGGTCAGTGTACACATAAGGCGGTGTATTCAACGACGCTCTCCAGTCGTCCTGGTTGAGGACGTCCGGGAGCTTCTACAGACTGGTTTCAGTTCCCTAGCTCAAACACTGCGAACGATACCCGATGATAGGCTCGTCACAAATTTGGTTGAGATGTGGATTGGCGTCTACGGCGCTATACTTCCTTTCTTACAGGCTGTCTTTCTGCCCTTGGAGCTAGAATTCAAAGGGAAAGGCACTCTCATGACACCCCGAGAAGCGCAGGAGTTCTGGGGCGCAGTACCAGAGTCGCTAAAGCTCGACGAGCGACCATCATCAGCTGGTGGCTCGGGTCGGATGGCCAATCTCGCCGATGAACTCGAGATCAGGCGCATCACTTTGATCGCATTCAGAGATACCGTGATCCTGCCCAAGCACGAGAGCCTCATGAACATCTTTAGCAGATTATCGCTTGACAACATAAACGCAGGAGTTTCGCCCGAAGCTGGAACGAAGAGTCGAGAACATGCTCGAAGTGATCCTGCAACGACGGGTGCAGAACGACCAGGGACTGCCGGCAGTCTAAGTCCTCGCCTCAGCAGCTTCAATTCACAAGGCTCGACACTTCTCGACGCCGCAAGTAATTCTTCTGGAGGAGCCATGAGCCTCGCTAGTCGGAGTCGGGCAACTTCAAACACATCAGCTGGAAGCTTCGGGACAAGCATGCCGCATCTGAACTCACCGTTAGGTGGACCTGGGTCATTTGGTGTCACCAGCCAGCCACAAGCATCGCCTGTTCCACTGGCGGACCCTGCGAAGGTCACTGAGACTGTTGCCAGGATGCTGCAGTGCCTGTATGTCCTTGCGTCCTGCCGGACGGGCGATGTGGCCCAAGGAAATGTTGAGCGCTTGACAGGAGCGCTCAAGTACAATTGGCTAGGCAGAGGCCGAACTGGCCGGGATAGGAGAGGCTGGGTTGGTATGAAAGCTGGGCAGAGGGTTGGGCTCGTAGGTGCATGA